The Leishmania panamensis strain MHOM/PA/94/PSC-1 chromosome 32 sequence genome window below encodes:
- a CDS encoding phosphatase, putative (TriTrypDB/GeneDB-style sysID: LpmP.32.0690), whose amino-acid sequence MLADVTDTYGRPPVERAARGKGGSKHKKKRRRTKLRHVDESEQDAWLDRARQSLHCSLFCGGTKCRQESWESMREKEQRAAAIEGLQSNWVGDDVIASQRPSTSLFLKYPIIAQFHSKHITGVLNLQEKGEHGNCGPDGIYESSGYSYNGAEDLMPHGISYYEFPWPDMTTPQQDVVLRSVQVMDYHIKQKGKVLVHCHAGLGRTGLMIACYYVYSQHIPSHEAIALVRKSRPGAIQTRRQAQFIVDFEKHLWRLSQAFRVEISDALIDLNLFIQRQHLVLHGEQAELYKSVPLFLHTILCRLLNLTKDNTDAARLALRSLGPSAAPTDTTLSACRLAINRRRFRVQSVRDVSILSFLVCDWFRSTSSPALTEENCDQIVKSKRMSFSKQEGLPLEIRRILPKPARHTLGMVISALYIIARQVGNTNLTNSAFHCIVDAFNHAFNPIKVRHSPLERELIHKFFLDWGKCVGDMYFNYDAVPAAHRTIKRIALASSIVLEATKNTDPPRKSLPSIRTLPVLSATFEVPNIPANRTVAPDFPLSPSRRSRTSQVLNAYLPLEAGSESKTRLWRPPLIEYRRDTDGWRGGDEQERPFSFPGNATTRR is encoded by the coding sequence ATGCTGGCAGACGTGACCGACACCTATGGACGTCCTCCAGTGGAGCGCGCAGCGCGAGGGAAAGGCGGCTCCAagcacaagaaaaagaggcggcGTACAAAGCTGAGACACGTCGACGAGTCAGAGCAGGATGCCTGGCTCGATCGCGCGCGGCAGAGCCTGCACTGCTCGCTTttctgcggcggcaccaaATGCCGACAGGAGAGCTGGGAGTCtatgagggagaaggagcagcgcgccgcggcCATCGAGGGTCTGCAGTCGAACTGGGTCGGCGACGACGTCATCGCGAGCCAGCGACCGTCGACGTCGCTATTTCTCAAATACCCTATTATTGCTCAGTTTCATTCCAAACATATCACTGGCGTGCTCAACCTACAGGAGAAGGGCGAGCATGGCAACTGCGGACCGGATGGTATCTACGAGAGCAGCGGCTACAGCTACAACGGTGCCGAAGACCTAATGCCGCACGGCATCTCGTACTACGAATTTCCGTGGCCTGACATGACGACCCCGCAGCAAGACGTCGTGCTGCGCAGTGTGCAGGTCATGGACTACCATATCAAGCAGAAAGGTAAGGTCCTGGTGCACTGCCACGCCGGGCTTGGTCGCACGGGGCTCATGATCGCGTGCTACTACGTGTACAGTCAGCATATCCCGTCCCACGAGGCGATCGCGCTGGTGCGCAAGTCGCGTCCTGGTGCCATTCAGACGCGTCGCCAGGCGCAATTCATTGTGGACTTCGAGAAGCATCTGTGGCGACTCTCACAGGCATTCCGGGTTGAAATCTCCGATGCTTTGATCGATCTCAACCTTTTCATTcaacggcagcacctcgtccTGCATGGTGAGCAGGCAGAATTGTATAAAAGTGTACCGCTCTTTCTTCATACCATCTTGTGCCGCCTGCTCAACCTGACGAAGGACAACACAGATGCGGCGCGACTGGCATTGCGGTCTCTTGGCCCAAGCGCAGCCCCGACGGACACGACGCTGTCCGCGTGCCGCCTCGCCATCAACCGTCGCCGCTTCCGCGTGCAGAGTGTGCGTGATGTGTCTATCCTGAGCTTTTTAGTGTGTGACTGGTTCCGCAGCACGTCGTCGCCGGCGCTGACAGAGGAGAATTGCGACCAGATCGTGAAGAGCAAGCGGATGTCCTTCTCGAAACAGGAAGGCCTGCCACTGGAGATTCGCCGCATCCTGCCGAAGCCGGCACGCCACACGCTGGGGATGGTCATCTCTGCGCTCTACATCATTGCAAGGCAGGTGGGCAACACCAACCTTACCAACTCCGCCTTCCATTGCATTGTCGATGCCTTCAACCACGCCTTCAACCCGATCAAGGTTCGCCATAGTCCGCTCGAGCGCGAGCTCATTCACAAGTTTTTCTTGGACTGGGGTAAGTGTGTGGGGGACATGTACTTCAACTACGACGCCGTGCCCGCCGCCCACCGCACTATCAAACGGATTGCACTGGCCTCCTCTATTGTGCTGGAGGCAACGAAGAACACCGATCCGCCGCGCAAGAGCTTGCCTAGTATTCGGACCCTCCCAGTGTTATCGGCTACGTTCGAGGTGCCTAATATCCCGGCTAATCGGACAGTAGCCCCTGACTTTCCACTGAGCCCTTCTAGACGAAGTCGCACTTCTCAAGTCCTCAACGCCTACCTCCCCCTGGAGGCGGGCTCGGAAAGCAAGACGCGCCTCTGGCGGCCACCACTCATCGAATACCGCCGCGACACGGATGGTTggcgtggcggcgacgaACAAGAGCGTCCGTTCAGCTTTCCGGGCAACGCCACGACAAGGCGCTGA
- a CDS encoding centrin, putative (TriTrypDB/GeneDB-style sysID: LpmP.32.0710) — MSAAAKKGPHVRTSKAAKANTVCTAPGTGAKHSAASSALTPAALLEVPLEYKQQLRQAFDKFDDSGKGLIPAHEAVVALYALGYDVGSAELQKLLQEVGATGAESIDFNDFYSVLVLKMTKPETKNESVRAFKQMDRDDKGYIGLEDLRSMADALHMNMTDDELSEMIQFARSVGYHAPTQGQSEFDARDALAVSEAEYLRLMKRANVY; from the coding sequence ATGTCTGCGGCAGCCAAGAAGGGTCCTCACGTGAGGACCAGCAAAGCGGCCAAAGCTAACACTGTCTGCACCGCACCAGGCACAGGTGCGAAGCACAGCGCAGCATCATCGGCGCTCACgcccgcggcgctgctggaggtgcctCTGGAGTACAAACAGCAGCTACGCCAGGCATTCGATAAGTTTGACGACTCCGGAAAAGGCCTCATCCCTGCACACGAGGCTGTGGTTGCTCTCTATGCTCTTGGATACGATGTAGGCAGcgcggagctgcagaagctgctgcaAGAGGTGGGCGCTACCGGCGCTGAGTCAATCGACTTCAATGACTTCTACAGCGTTCTAGTGCTGAAGATGACCAAACCAGAGACTAAGAATGAGTCGGTGCGTGCCTTTAAACAGATGGACCGAGATGACAAGGGGTACATCGGCCTCGAAGACCTGCGCTCCATGGCTGACGCACTGCATATGAACATGACAGACGACGAGCTGTCCGAGATGATCCAGTTCGCACGCTCTGTCGGGTACCACGCCCCCACACAAGGACAGTCAGAGTTCGACGCAAGAGATGCGCTGGCAGTCTCAGAGGCTGAGTACTTGCGTTTGATGAAGCGAGCCAACGTTTACTGA
- a CDS encoding hypothetical protein (TriTrypDB/GeneDB-style sysID: LpmP.32.0680), with product MTATPEMAEYCLRVIGQQISDPDAPSVPLPVIPKEDSACFVTLTTLPHDRLRGCIGSLRPGDLKKDMRRLAIAAAFQDSRFPKVKEEELPSLRCCFSLLHTFEPCSAWNDWEIGKHGLIAEYGDYSATYLPSVAEEQGWNHRETLVSLMEKAGFEGAVTDQMLKKLRITRYQVSKAFKDYKDIVTL from the coding sequence ATGACGGCCACGCCAGAGATGGCGGAGTACTGCCTCCGCGTCATTGGGCAGCAGATCAGTGACCCCGACGCTCCatcggtgccgctgccggtcaTCCCGAAGGAAGATTCGGCGTGCTTCGTGACACTCACGACATTGCCACATGACCGACTGCGCGGCTGCATTGGATCTCTGCGGCCAGGGGACCTCAAGAAAGACATGCGCCGACTCGcaatcgccgccgccttccaGGACTCGCGGTTCCcgaaggtgaaggaggaagagctgccGTCGCTTCGATGTTGCTTCAGCCTGTTGCACACGTTTGAGCCTTGTTCTGCTTGGAATGACTGGGAAATCGGTAAGCACGGCCTCATCGCCGAGTACGGCGACTACAGCGCCACATACTTGCCTTCGGTAGCGGAGGAGCAAGGCTGGAACCATCGAGAAACCCTCGTAAGCCTGATGGAGAAGGCGGGTTTTGAGGGGGCAGTGACGGACCAGATGCTGAAGAAATTACGCATTACCCGATATCAGGTCAGTAAAGCCTTCAAGGACTACAAGGACATCGTCACGCTTTGa
- a CDS encoding hypothetical protein (TriTrypDB/GeneDB-style sysID: LpmP.32.0700), producing the protein MWLQCSRVLRERAERGLYFPINHRIIDQRNTSASGAEEADIQSRYRRQLRSSFVTGETRQTEPPAWSQRTRPTHFFSLPLPTRCLLRVRVKEMHDSMLFSNAHIEPLLIPAAKLHVTLGVMSISGDTSTAEKAADPAAPDVLAAIQDCVDQACHDTCTGPLQLRFRGLGTFGHGRVLFARCITEAHFTTLDTLVRRIRRDVGLGLGVDMKGNPNDSYVPHVTVAKLRPSQIGEFGRQLPMSMWAAHQHHDFGDVTFNRVDLCSMKGQGKDGYYHVVSSVTV; encoded by the coding sequence ATGTGGCTGCAGTGCAGTCGTGTGCTCCGCGAGCGGGCAGAGCGTGGGCTCTACTTCCCCATCAACCATCGAATTATTGACCAGCGTAACACCTCAGCTTCTGGAGCGGAAGAGGCCGATATCCAGTCCCGGTACCGGCGCCAGCTACGGTCGAGCTTTGTGACGGGGGAGACACGGCAGACGGAGCCGCCAGCGTGGAGCCAGCGAACTCGCCCCACCCACTTTTTCTCGCTTCCGCTACCGACCCGGTGCCTACTTCGGGTGCGCGTGAAGGAGATGCACGACAGCATGCTATTTTCTAATGCGCACATCGAGCCGCTTCTGATTCCTGCTGCTAAGCTACACGTCACCCTGGGGGTGATGTCCATTAGTGGTGACACATCCACAGCAGAGAAAGCCGCGgatcctgcagcacctgatGTGCTGGCGGCCATCCAAGATTGCGTCGACCAGGCGTGTCATGATACGTGCACGgggccactgcagctgcgctttcGCGGCCTTGGCACCTTCGGACATGGCCGTGTGCTGTTCGCCAGATGCATCACTGAGGCACACTTCACCACACTAGACACGCTTGTGCGCCGCATTCGAAGAGACGTAGGGCTCGGCTTAGGCGTGGACATGAAGGGCAACCCGAACGATTCTTACGTGCCCCACGTCACCGTCGCTAAGCTCCGTCCATCGCAGATTGGTGAATTTGGTCGTCAGCTTCCCATGTCGATGTGGGCGGCTCATCAGCATCACGACTTTGGCGACGTCACCTTTAACAGGGTCGATCTGTGCAGCATGAAGGGCCAGGGAAAGGATGGGTACTACCACGTTGTGTCCTCGGTGACGGTGTAG
- a CDS encoding hypothetical protein (TriTrypDB/GeneDB-style sysID: LpmP.32.0670) — MRERERRKGVGRGGSGRERGGRRERGDRTGRRERGDRSDTVLCRLHRQRRTARQMREVAVGVFECTEGSRCKQTSDRRIGAVGGRGTDDRGRFRDQRGPSFVERGAGLRQRQRRGERAPRPPQDQHYEDANAAAWAPSAGTVAGGGGATRRRAGRAERKVWCALHGKHLPVSQCEFVQDCCYVCLDPSTCLATPLEAPAMLLTRGCAEVLCSKHHTLRSAGFLELTEKPVAYQCMPGHACRGVTVPHMGQEADSAAAAAVGGPAAMPYAMADMDDDEEVYMGARVTSTFLPQSGREAVSSFFM; from the coding sequence ATGCGCGAAAGAGAGCGTAGGAAAGGAGTGGGGCGTGGTGGTAGTGGCCGAGAACGCGGTGGCCGCAGAGAACGAGGTGACAGAACTGGTCGCAGAGAACGCGGGGATAGAAGTGACACTGTCCTGTGCCGTCTGCATCGTCAGCGCCGCACTGCTCGGCAGATgcgcgaggtggcggtgggtgTGTTCGAGTGTACGGAAGGCAGTCGGTGTAAGCAGACCAGTGATAGGCGCATTGGCGCCGTTGGTGGCCGCGGCACTGATGATCGAGGGCGATTTCGCGATCAGCGAGGTCCGTCATTTGTAGAGCGCGGAGCAGGtcttcggcagcggcagcgacgtggcGAACGTGCACCACGCCCGCCGCAGGATCAGCACTACGAAGATGCGAATGCGGCTGCGTGGGCACCATCGGCAGGCACCGTCGccgggggtggcggtgccactCGTCGTCGGGCCGGCAGGGCGGAGCGCAAGGTGTGGTGTGCACTACATGGCAAGCACTTGCCTGTGAGCCAGTGCGAATTTGTACAGGACTGTTGCTACGTCTGTCTAGACCCTAGCACTTGCTTGGCCACGCCGCTGGAGGCACCGGCGATGCTGCTCACCCGCGGctgcgccgaggtgctgTGCAGTAAGCATCACACTCTGCGCAGTGCTGGTTTTTTGGAGTTGACGGAGAAGCCTGTGGCGTACCAGTGCATGCCTGGCCACGCATGCCGTGGGGTGACGGTTCCACACATGGGCCAAGAGGcggacagcgctgcagcggctgccgtaGGTGGACCTGCCGCGATGCCGTACGCGATGGCGGATATGGATGATGACGAGGAAGTCTACATGGGTGCGCGCGTTACCAGTACCTTCTTGCCCCAGAGCGGCCGCGAGgccgtctcctccttctttaTGTGA
- a CDS encoding hypothetical protein (TriTrypDB/GeneDB-style sysID: LpmP.32.0660): MTSLVTQHKTYVHHIALDPSGTLLASCSSDKTVEVFHRRTVTGGEATWEPGCMIHDHSGPVLSIAWCQHREHGPLLATAGADRWIYIYRIIISSHEGRTLLHTVRWSPVRGYEKDVITNVAFVPPQQYHALLLSTASLDGCVRLYEVHQPQQFPCVCRISPEADAAAEGASESTASAVGMSAGAASHSAGSAAVERREDASASPPVSSVPMLRSGGVTAIDWFPGSAERTMTLAVGTVSGRFFLYRYIKDSSSFMTISLPPVEAGVLRCSAPVCNVSWAPCVGRRFQLLSICSRREVFLLRLNCVSPSIDEKRSFELFRVPFGAASASWSRSSTLLYLARDDRHTQMVVLQMANPLDHQSWKVVSRNAVE; this comes from the coding sequence ATGACGAGCCTCGTCACGCAGCACAAAACGTACGTGCACCACATCGCCCTCGACCCATCGGGAACCCTCCTGGCATCGTGCTCAAGTGATAAGACAGTGGAAGTGTTCCACCGTCGCACCGTAACTGGTGGCGAAGCCACCTGGGAGCCTGGCTGCATGATACACGACCACTCAGGCCCAGTGTTGAGCATAGCTTGGTGCCAGCACCGCGAGCATggccccctcctcgccactgccGGGGCAGATCGCTGGATTTACATATATCGTATCATTATCTCTTCTCACGAGGGGAGAACGCTACTGCACACGGTGCGCTGGTCTCCCGTGCGCGGGTACGAGAAGGACGTCATCACCAACGTGGCCTTtgtgccaccgcagcagtaccacgctctgctcctctcgaCTGCCTCTTTGGACGGCTGCGTTCGCCTCTACGAGGTGCACCAGCCACAGCAGTttccgtgtgtgtgcagaaTATCCCCGGAGGCCGATGCCGCGGCAGAAGGGGCCAGTGAAAGCACTGCTTCTGCGGTAGGAATGtctgccggtgctgcgtcacactccgccggcagcgcagctgtggAGCGCCGTGAGGATGCGTCGGCATCGCCGCCGGTTTCCTCAGTGCCGATGTTGCGCTCCGGCGGGGTCACGGCTATTGACTGGTTCCCAGGCTCTGCGGAGCGTACGATGACCCTTGCCGTCGGCACCGTATCGGGACGCTTCTTTCTCTACCGCTACATCAAGGATTCGAGTTCCTTTATGACCATATCGTTGCCGCCGGTCGAGGCCGGCGTactgcgctgcagtgcacccGTGTGCAACGTGAGTTGGGCTCCCTGCGTTGGCCGCCGCTTTCAGCTCCTATCGATATGCTCCCGACGTGAAGTGTTTCTTCTCCGTCTCAACTGTGTGTCGCCGTCCATTGACGAGAAGCGCAGCTTCGAGCTGTTTCGGGTTCCATTTGGAGCTGCCAGCGCGTCCTGGAGCCGGTCGAGCACCCTCCTGTACCTCGCCAGGGACGACCGACACACGCAGATGGTTGTGCTGCAGATGGCAAACCCGCTCGACCACCAGTCGTGGAAGGTGGTCTCTCGAAACGCAGTCGAGTAA